A genomic segment from Longimicrobium sp. encodes:
- a CDS encoding plastocyanin/azurin family copper-binding protein, with translation MKAHSTYSFACAAFAALVAASSLAGCFSDRGGITATDGEELCTGTQPANVVRISDFQFSPAQVTVASGQEVVWVNCGPSQHSSTSDADVWDSNVLPRFAVFRRTFTQAGSNPYHCEPHPSMRATVVVQ, from the coding sequence ATGAAAGCGCATTCGACCTACAGCTTCGCGTGCGCGGCGTTCGCGGCCCTGGTGGCGGCGTCGTCGCTGGCCGGGTGCTTCTCCGACCGCGGCGGCATCACCGCCACCGACGGCGAGGAGCTCTGCACGGGCACCCAGCCGGCCAACGTGGTGCGCATCTCCGACTTCCAGTTCTCGCCGGCGCAGGTCACCGTGGCGTCGGGACAGGAGGTGGTCTGGGTGAACTGCGGCCCCTCGCAGCACTCCAGCACGTCCGACGCGGACGTCTGGGACTCGAACGTGCTGCCGCGCTTCGCCGTCTTCCGCCGCACCTTCACGCAGGCCGGGAGCAACCCCTACCACTGCGAGCCGCACCCGTCCATGCGGGCGACGGTGGTGGTGCAGTAG
- a CDS encoding helix-turn-helix transcriptional regulator, with the protein MRNREWTERQTATPEARREYEQERLVLWTTEQIAGLMEQAGVSRAELARMLGTSRANVTALLSGARNMTLRTLAEVCHALGRRAEIRLEPLGELGESPVEETPPAKPRRVAARRRAA; encoded by the coding sequence ATGAGGAACCGCGAGTGGACCGAGCGGCAGACCGCCACGCCGGAGGCGCGCCGCGAGTACGAGCAGGAACGCCTCGTCCTGTGGACCACCGAGCAGATCGCCGGGCTGATGGAGCAGGCCGGCGTCTCGCGCGCCGAGCTCGCGCGGATGCTGGGGACCAGCCGGGCGAACGTCACCGCCCTGCTGAGCGGCGCGCGCAACATGACGCTGCGCACTCTCGCGGAGGTCTGCCATGCGCTGGGCCGCCGCGCCGAGATCCGCCTGGAGCCGCTGGGTGAGCTGGGCGAATCCCCCGTGGAGGAGACTCCTCCGGCGAAGCCCCGCCGCGTGGCCGCACGGAGGCGGGCCGCTTAG
- a CDS encoding GMC family oxidoreductase produces MSTTETLAEARVPVPALAGLPGPDAPLPLETLTDPERALKRTLHLAAMLYFALAALALLGAVVPGPWREALRQPPWVDAAAGRAAVLMLLCMYAGGDPRRRGGLAHALAAALIVSAAAGTAYAVAGVAGAAAPWVLAASVTLDVLVASLVLQGARAAREARAKQGAPDWPDWTQGLEAGAIRVPLVPVALAGAALAAAAAVGPFTAGLRQVFAEPLLAAHAAGWGAALALAALYVAHRPRQRLPAASVVSAGLVLTALAGLLALVLADRGAVVTLLGWTTTVGTLMWVTVLAEAALAIGTWLVKNHCFRRWLKPRFLSPGQYRTLIGLSDVLVLGPERAVPAPEVARNVDQYVAKIRTKRKWVQRAALVAIQAHPVLYLKAPLSELDQEGRLDHLKRHFFADVLLPLLPDVFRRLVQAVIRIGKQVTYVGYYNDPRAHATVGYRVFEARPRAEELRTLGLLKPSEPKLRVHQPDDVGHEVVDADICVIGSGAGGAVLAYQLAGMDPSASVVVLERGMYVPPKEFVPDEVEMIGKLYSDGAFQQTEDFRFTVLQGSCVGGSTVINNAVSFATPDHVLRRWNEELRAGIDADEYRRSTEQVKEWLKIRSQDEGTPYNPHNRLNPSFPKYLEGVARLGLTPEQLRTAAVDANIAGCLGCGYCNIGCRYGAKLSMLETALPWAQRDFGADRVRIFSEAPVQRIATDGAGRATEAVAKLPDGRTLRVRARKFVVAAGPIASSYLLKQSRIGAGLPVGRHVSFNLGAPFTAEFDDPMDAFDGLQISHFGVPRPERGWVYETWFNPPVSQAVNMPGWFEDHYHNMRAYRRLMAVGVLVGTERNGSIGDALTGGAAVHYRPTDGDRRKLADALMELGQILFAAGARRLMLNSWRYLEFTHPNMLAQLPAVALDPYELTLGTGHPQGGNAVSRDPSLGVVDPGFRVHGYQNLFVCDASVFPTSTTVNPQLTVMALAHYAAPRIHEAR; encoded by the coding sequence ATGAGCACCACCGAGACCCTCGCCGAGGCCAGAGTCCCCGTCCCCGCGCTCGCCGGGCTCCCGGGGCCCGACGCGCCGCTCCCGCTGGAGACGCTCACCGACCCCGAGCGGGCCCTGAAGCGCACGCTCCACCTGGCCGCCATGCTGTACTTCGCCCTGGCGGCGCTGGCGCTGCTGGGCGCGGTGGTCCCCGGCCCCTGGCGCGAGGCGCTCCGCCAGCCGCCCTGGGTGGACGCGGCCGCCGGGCGCGCCGCCGTGCTGATGCTGCTGTGCATGTACGCGGGCGGCGACCCGCGCCGGCGCGGCGGGCTGGCGCACGCGCTGGCGGCGGCGCTCATCGTATCCGCCGCCGCCGGGACGGCGTACGCCGTCGCGGGCGTGGCCGGCGCGGCGGCGCCGTGGGTGCTCGCGGCGTCGGTGACGCTCGACGTGCTGGTCGCCTCCCTGGTGCTCCAGGGGGCGCGCGCGGCCCGGGAGGCGCGCGCCAAGCAGGGCGCTCCCGATTGGCCGGACTGGACCCAGGGGCTCGAGGCGGGCGCCATCCGCGTCCCGCTGGTGCCGGTCGCGCTGGCCGGCGCCGCCCTCGCCGCGGCAGCCGCCGTGGGGCCGTTCACCGCCGGGCTGCGGCAGGTGTTCGCCGAGCCGCTGCTGGCCGCGCACGCGGCGGGGTGGGGGGCGGCCCTGGCGCTGGCGGCGCTTTACGTGGCCCACCGGCCGCGCCAGCGGCTCCCCGCCGCCAGCGTGGTGTCGGCCGGGCTGGTCCTCACCGCGCTGGCGGGGCTGCTGGCGCTCGTCCTCGCCGACCGTGGGGCCGTGGTCACCCTCCTGGGGTGGACGACGACCGTCGGCACGCTGATGTGGGTGACGGTCCTGGCCGAGGCGGCTCTCGCGATCGGGACCTGGCTGGTGAAGAACCACTGCTTCCGCCGCTGGCTGAAGCCCCGGTTCCTGAGCCCCGGGCAGTACCGCACGCTGATCGGGCTCTCCGACGTGCTGGTGCTGGGCCCCGAGCGCGCCGTCCCCGCGCCCGAGGTGGCCCGCAACGTCGACCAGTACGTCGCGAAGATCCGCACCAAGCGCAAGTGGGTGCAGCGCGCCGCGCTGGTGGCGATCCAGGCGCACCCGGTGCTCTACCTCAAGGCGCCGCTCTCCGAACTGGACCAGGAGGGGCGGCTGGACCACCTGAAGCGGCACTTCTTCGCCGACGTGCTCCTCCCGCTCCTTCCCGACGTCTTCCGGCGCCTGGTGCAGGCGGTGATCCGCATCGGCAAGCAGGTCACCTACGTGGGCTACTACAACGACCCGCGCGCCCACGCCACGGTGGGCTACCGGGTGTTCGAAGCCCGCCCGCGCGCCGAGGAGCTGCGCACGCTGGGGCTGCTGAAGCCCAGCGAGCCGAAGCTCCGCGTGCACCAGCCGGACGACGTGGGCCACGAGGTGGTGGACGCCGACATCTGCGTGATCGGCAGCGGGGCGGGGGGCGCGGTGCTGGCCTACCAGCTCGCCGGCATGGACCCCTCGGCGTCGGTGGTGGTGCTGGAGCGCGGGATGTACGTGCCGCCGAAGGAGTTCGTCCCCGACGAGGTGGAGATGATCGGGAAGCTGTACTCCGACGGCGCCTTCCAGCAGACCGAGGACTTCCGCTTCACGGTGCTGCAGGGGAGCTGCGTGGGCGGGAGCACGGTGATCAACAACGCGGTGTCGTTCGCCACCCCCGACCACGTGCTGCGGCGCTGGAACGAGGAGCTGCGCGCCGGGATCGACGCCGACGAGTACCGGCGCAGCACCGAGCAGGTGAAGGAGTGGCTGAAGATCCGCTCCCAGGACGAGGGCACGCCCTACAACCCGCACAACCGGCTCAACCCCTCGTTCCCGAAGTACCTGGAGGGCGTCGCGCGGCTGGGGCTCACGCCGGAGCAGCTGCGCACGGCCGCGGTGGACGCCAACATCGCCGGCTGCCTGGGGTGCGGCTACTGCAACATCGGCTGCCGCTACGGCGCCAAGCTCTCCATGCTGGAGACGGCGCTCCCCTGGGCGCAGCGCGACTTCGGCGCCGACCGGGTGCGCATCTTCTCCGAGGCCCCGGTGCAGCGGATCGCCACCGACGGCGCCGGCCGGGCCACCGAGGCCGTGGCGAAGCTCCCCGACGGGCGCACGCTGCGGGTGCGGGCCCGCAAGTTCGTGGTGGCGGCCGGCCCCATCGCCTCCAGCTACCTCCTCAAGCAGAGCCGGATCGGCGCCGGGCTCCCGGTGGGGCGCCACGTGAGCTTCAACCTGGGCGCGCCGTTCACCGCCGAGTTCGACGACCCGATGGACGCCTTCGACGGGCTGCAGATCTCGCACTTCGGCGTGCCGCGCCCCGAGCGCGGGTGGGTGTACGAGACCTGGTTCAACCCGCCCGTCTCGCAGGCGGTGAACATGCCCGGCTGGTTCGAGGACCACTACCACAACATGCGCGCCTACCGCCGGCTGATGGCGGTGGGGGTGCTGGTGGGCACCGAGCGCAACGGCAGCATCGGCGACGCGCTCACCGGCGGGGCGGCGGTGCACTACAGGCCCACCGACGGCGACCGGCGCAAGCTGGCCGACGCGCTGATGGAGCTGGGGCAGATCCTCTTCGCCGCGGGCGCGCGGAGGCTGATGCTGAACTCGTGGCGGTACCTGGAGTTCACGCACCCCAACATGCTGGCGCAGCTCCCGGCCGTCGCCCTCGACCCGTACGAGCTGACGCTGGGCACCGGGCACCCGCAGGGCGGCAACGCCGTCTCCCGCGACCCGTCGCTGGGGGTGGTGGACCCCGGCTTCCGCGTGCACGGCTACCAGAACCTGTTCGTCTGCGACGCGAGCGTGTTCCCCACCTCCACCACCGTGAACCCGCAGCTCACGGTGATGGCGCTGGCGCACTACGCCGCGCCGCGCATCCACGAGGCCCGCTAG
- a CDS encoding type II toxin-antitoxin system RelE/ParE family toxin, translating to MPRPPEYVGARFTIQCLELADRSDPVGDFLDALEPGDRRKLDVMFEMLGEAGRISNDTKFKKLADRDEIWEFKSFQIRIYCFFTPDRHVMLAHAVIKKQDKHSRADLERAEERRRWYFDQKGWRR from the coding sequence ATGCCGCGTCCTCCGGAATACGTCGGAGCCAGGTTCACGATCCAGTGCCTGGAGCTGGCGGACCGCTCCGATCCGGTGGGCGACTTCCTGGATGCACTGGAGCCAGGCGACCGACGGAAGCTCGACGTGATGTTCGAGATGCTGGGAGAGGCGGGACGCATCTCGAACGACACGAAGTTCAAGAAGCTCGCCGACCGCGACGAGATCTGGGAATTCAAGAGCTTCCAGATCCGCATCTACTGCTTCTTCACGCCGGACCGCCACGTGATGCTGGCGCACGCCGTGATCAAGAAGCAGGACAAGCACAGCCGCGCCGACCTGGAGCGGGCCGAAGAGCGCCGGCGCTGGTACTTCGACCAGAAAGGGTGGAGGCGATGA